From Cellulomonas oligotrophica, a single genomic window includes:
- a CDS encoding glycosyl hydrolase family 18 protein gives MRRSTDEKRTDHPPRRRTRGLAAVVAALAVVVGGLAAAPAATAAGAVTVTFTSQGDWFTGHQVAVTVTNGTSTSIPSWAVEMDLPAGRAITSAWDADMVRTGQHYVFRSKSWAGALAPGASQSWGYVASGPYGAPTGCTVNGASCTGDGSTPTPTPTVTPTPTATPTPTPTPTSTPTVPPATDGRVVGYFAEWGVYARNYHVKDIDTSGAADQLTHILYAFGNTTGGRCSVGDSYADYEKAYTAAQSVDGVADTWDQELRGSFNQLRELKAKHPHLKVIWSFGGWTWSGGFTQAAADPQAFARSCHDLVEDPRWADVFDGIDVDWEYPNACGLTCDTSGPQAFDRVVTALRDEFGDDALVTAAITADGSDGGKIDATDYAGAADQLDWLMPMTYDYFGAFAPQGPTAPHSPLTSYAGIPQAGFNSQAAIDKLLAKGVPADKLLLGVGFYGRGWSGVTQSAPGGTATGAAPGTYEPGIEDYEVLVQRCPATGTVAGTAYAHCGTQWWSYDTPATITAKMDWARDRGLGGAFFWELSGDTADGDLVEAVGSGWR, from the coding sequence ATGCGACGGAGCACGGACGAGAAGAGGACCGACCACCCGCCCCGACGGCGCACGCGAGGGCTGGCCGCCGTGGTCGCCGCGCTCGCGGTGGTCGTCGGCGGGCTCGCCGCGGCACCGGCCGCCACCGCCGCCGGTGCCGTCACCGTGACGTTCACGTCCCAGGGGGACTGGTTCACCGGGCACCAGGTCGCGGTCACCGTGACCAACGGCACGAGCACGTCGATCCCGTCGTGGGCCGTCGAGATGGACCTGCCCGCGGGTCGTGCGATCACCAGCGCGTGGGACGCGGACATGGTCCGCACCGGCCAGCACTACGTGTTCCGCTCCAAGTCCTGGGCCGGCGCGCTCGCCCCCGGCGCGAGCCAGAGCTGGGGGTACGTCGCCTCCGGTCCCTACGGCGCGCCGACCGGCTGCACGGTCAACGGCGCGTCCTGCACCGGTGATGGCAGCACGCCCACGCCCACGCCGACCGTGACGCCGACGCCCACCGCGACGCCGACGCCCACCCCGACGCCCACGAGCACCCCGACGGTGCCGCCCGCGACGGACGGCCGCGTGGTCGGGTACTTCGCCGAGTGGGGCGTCTACGCCCGCAACTACCACGTCAAGGACATCGACACCTCGGGTGCGGCCGACCAGCTCACGCACATCCTCTACGCCTTCGGGAACACCACCGGCGGGCGCTGCTCCGTCGGGGACTCCTACGCCGACTACGAGAAGGCGTACACGGCGGCGCAGTCCGTCGACGGGGTCGCGGACACCTGGGACCAGGAGCTGCGCGGCAGCTTCAACCAGCTGCGCGAGCTCAAGGCCAAGCACCCGCACCTGAAGGTCATCTGGTCGTTCGGCGGCTGGACCTGGTCGGGCGGCTTCACGCAGGCCGCGGCCGACCCGCAGGCGTTCGCGCGCTCGTGCCACGACCTCGTCGAGGACCCGCGCTGGGCGGACGTGTTCGACGGCATCGACGTCGACTGGGAGTACCCCAACGCGTGCGGGCTGACCTGCGACACCAGCGGCCCGCAGGCCTTCGACCGGGTGGTCACCGCGCTGCGCGACGAGTTCGGCGACGACGCGCTGGTCACGGCGGCGATCACGGCCGACGGCAGCGACGGCGGCAAGATCGACGCGACCGACTACGCGGGCGCCGCCGACCAGCTCGACTGGCTGATGCCGATGACGTACGACTACTTCGGCGCGTTCGCCCCGCAGGGCCCCACGGCCCCGCACTCGCCGCTCACCTCGTACGCCGGCATCCCGCAGGCGGGCTTCAACTCCCAGGCGGCGATCGACAAGCTGCTCGCCAAGGGCGTGCCGGCCGACAAGCTGCTGCTCGGCGTCGGGTTCTACGGGCGCGGCTGGTCGGGCGTCACGCAGTCCGCCCCCGGCGGCACCGCGACGGGCGCCGCACCGGGCACGTACGAGCCCGGGATCGAGGACTACGAGGTGCTCGTGCAGCGCTGCCCGGCCACCGGGACGGTCGCCGGCACCGCCTACGCGCACTGCGGCACCCAGTGGTGGAGCTACGACACCCCGGCGACCATCACCGCCAAGATGGACTGGGCCCGTGACCGCGGGCTCGGCGGGGCGTTCTTCTGGGAGCTGTCCGGCGACACGGCGGACGGCGACCTCGTCGAGGCCGTCGGCTCCGGCTGGCGCTGA
- a CDS encoding adhesin, with protein sequence MLTLTENARTAVETLTERAGLPQESGGLRIAEQESGGFELALVAGPTPGDDVVTEGSARVYVDERAATTLADQKLDVEPTGTGTAFTLLHQ encoded by the coding sequence GTGCTGACCCTGACCGAGAACGCCCGCACCGCTGTCGAGACGCTCACCGAGCGCGCCGGACTGCCGCAGGAGAGCGGAGGTCTGCGCATCGCCGAGCAGGAGTCGGGCGGCTTCGAGCTGGCTCTCGTGGCCGGGCCCACCCCGGGCGACGACGTCGTCACGGAGGGCTCCGCGCGGGTCTACGTGGACGAGCGGGCCGCGACGACGCTCGCGGACCAGAAGCTGGACGTGGAGCCCACCGGCACCGGGACGGCGTTCACGCTGCTCCACCAGTGA
- a CDS encoding glycosyltransferase — protein sequence MELSLETALRARLVVLPPAADGTPRVGVDSSVGRARRGSALRALRLPPDADVVIEEMAPADLDAALLATYRDEVLDDATLGLWRRAPEQSARSVLVGWQKPVSVVVLLLLVLVLVRWPGQTLVATSVVVGAAFLVGVAFKFWTSFRGARMEELIRLAPPSQDRVPDDDLPRYTVLVPVYKEANIVARLIENLGALDYPTHLLEVLVLVEEDDDETRDAALAAHPPEHIRVVVVPDGQPRTKPRACNVGLMLATGEMLVIYDAEDRPDPDQLRKAVAAFRAGSDRLVCVQAALNYFNADENLLTRMFTLEYSYWFDYMLPGLEYGTLPIPLGGTSNHFRTDALRRLGGWDPFNVTEDADLGIRASAEGLSVGVIDSTTYEEANSRYGNFVRQRSRWIKGYMQTTLVHVRHPLRLVQVAGLRQVLAFLFLVAGTPAAFLAVPVLYLVFVASLALGPGGLAVLFPGWALWLSLANLGVGSVLMTYVSMMGAFKRRRYELVLWALLNPFYWLLHAVAAYKALWQLAFRPHYWEKTDHGLTRVDAAGLDDPVPAGR from the coding sequence GTGGAGCTGAGCCTGGAGACCGCGCTGCGGGCCCGGCTCGTCGTGCTCCCGCCCGCCGCCGACGGCACGCCGCGCGTCGGCGTCGACTCCAGCGTCGGGCGCGCCCGCCGCGGCTCCGCGCTGCGGGCCCTGCGCCTGCCGCCCGACGCGGACGTCGTCATCGAGGAGATGGCCCCCGCCGACCTCGACGCGGCGCTGCTGGCCACCTACCGCGACGAGGTCCTCGACGACGCGACCCTCGGGCTGTGGCGGCGCGCACCCGAGCAGTCCGCGCGCAGCGTGCTGGTCGGGTGGCAGAAGCCGGTGTCGGTCGTGGTGCTCCTCCTGCTCGTGCTGGTCCTGGTCCGCTGGCCCGGCCAGACGCTCGTGGCGACGTCCGTCGTCGTCGGCGCCGCGTTCCTCGTCGGCGTCGCGTTCAAGTTCTGGACGTCGTTCCGCGGCGCGCGCATGGAGGAGCTCATCCGGCTCGCGCCGCCGTCGCAGGACCGGGTCCCCGACGACGACCTGCCCCGCTACACCGTGCTCGTCCCGGTGTACAAGGAGGCGAACATCGTCGCCCGTCTCATCGAGAACCTCGGTGCGCTGGACTACCCGACGCACCTGCTCGAGGTGCTCGTCCTCGTCGAGGAGGACGACGACGAGACCCGCGACGCCGCGCTCGCCGCGCACCCGCCCGAGCACATCCGTGTGGTCGTCGTGCCCGACGGGCAGCCCCGCACGAAGCCGCGGGCGTGCAACGTCGGCCTCATGCTCGCCACCGGCGAGATGCTCGTCATCTACGACGCCGAGGACCGGCCCGACCCCGACCAGCTGCGCAAGGCCGTCGCCGCGTTCCGCGCCGGGTCGGACCGGCTGGTGTGCGTGCAGGCCGCGCTGAACTACTTCAACGCCGACGAGAACCTGCTCACGCGCATGTTCACGCTGGAGTACTCGTACTGGTTCGACTACATGCTCCCCGGCCTGGAGTACGGCACCCTGCCGATCCCGCTCGGCGGCACGTCCAACCACTTCCGCACCGACGCGCTGCGCCGGCTCGGCGGCTGGGACCCCTTCAACGTCACCGAGGACGCCGACCTCGGCATCCGGGCGTCGGCCGAGGGCCTGAGCGTCGGGGTCATCGACTCCACGACGTACGAGGAGGCGAACTCCCGGTACGGCAACTTCGTGCGTCAGCGCTCCCGCTGGATCAAGGGGTACATGCAGACGACGCTCGTGCACGTGCGCCACCCGCTGCGCCTCGTGCAGGTGGCCGGGCTGCGGCAGGTCCTCGCGTTCCTGTTCCTCGTGGCCGGCACCCCGGCCGCGTTCCTGGCCGTCCCGGTGCTGTACCTCGTCTTCGTCGCCTCGCTCGCCCTCGGCCCCGGCGGGCTCGCCGTGCTGTTCCCCGGCTGGGCGCTGTGGCTGAGCCTGGCCAACCTCGGCGTCGGCAGCGTCCTGATGACCTACGTCTCGATGATGGGCGCCTTCAAGCGGCGCCGGTACGAGCTCGTCCTGTGGGCCCTGCTCAACCCGTTCTACTGGCTGCTGCACGCGGTCGCCGCCTACAAGGCGCTCTGGCAGCTCGCCTTCCGCCCCCACTACTGGGAGAAGACCGACCATGGCCTCACCCGCGTGGACGCTGCCGGCCTCGACGATCCGGTACCGGCAGGCCGCTGA
- a CDS encoding AAA domain-containing protein: MTVDPGPSAEAVRRVRTAAAAWRRSLLNVSGTNRLLHLHDRSATMLDLDAAHAPAVAALRAGSTVRVPQLFPAAGGRTVAARTLRGIAAGGRTAAEELGIHVTYLVVGLATWDADATGALDPDDVAGTDVGPGTDAGDAVAAGLPDDPAADLDPAPATPPATPAGTVDVPPEDADEVPTGRGARRAPRAPVLMHRVDVVPRAGTADGFELTVTGEPEVNAVLLHLLRHRFGVDLDETALLEHATDDDAVLDAVERACARVVPGFRVQRRLVLGNVTYAERPLVEDLADDAADFLAASDLVAALAGDPQALASVRTAGAPVSDAAPDTAPPGDEHLVLDADGSQSYVVNAIAAGQNLVVQGPPGTGKSQTIANAIAELVARGRTVLFVAQKRAAIEAVLDRLDRTDLSHLVLDLFTTGSSRAAVAQEVHEAMQRRTQVGRPQVEALHDELVEHRAVLVDAHDATHEVREPWGLALAGGPDGTWGLLDWAVATQAHADRPTRLDVDALGRWDATTHERLRSAARALVDLGGVGPGLRGPGWSLPHLRTAQAVTAAHGAATTVASRLPPLARQVEALAAQVGVPAPTTWAAADALVTDAVAADALARRGFGAALDPTRDVADLRRTAAALGGRPARRDAGLGAWEARALVRRARAEHPGHDDAVLAAAHLDAVALRERRPAAAPPPYPVLADLAGPWAQVRVAVDRLRAAVRDVPVDDAAPAELAATARRLAADPVHRRFPRLHALRDELVGLGCAALVQDLHDDPPADGDEAADRLSHAFATTLLEQVEGQDPRLLGVDATVRDRAAERYAACDARARELNARRIARAAAERLADALDAHPRQAELLAAQLRRRRGLLPLRGLLAQAPDVLLAAKPVWAASPQTVSELLPQEQVFDVVVFDEASQIQPAAALPSIARARQVVVAGDSLQLPPTTVFTTTLDGDDEPDEDGPALAVQDAESILDAVEVRLGPQRSRHLSWHYRSRDERLIATSNRWVYEPVGRQMTTFPAADGPTSLQHLVVPRSRGVGRHNLSPRAEVLTVVDLVLEHARTRPEESLGVIAFGQRHAQRLTDELERQLQDAPDAVRAWFAPDRDEAFFLKNIERVQGDERSRIILTVGYGHGDDGRLRHAWGPVLQAGGHRRVNVAITRARRDLLLVTSFRADEVDERASDAEGFALMRRFITFAATAGGSFGDEGPTGTPLNPFEHDVLRRLQEAGLDVTAQYGVGGYRLDFAVRHPHRPGRFLLAVEADGASYHSGTTARERDRLRQEALEARGWRFVRVWSTDWFRDPDAQVDRVLRAYRAALDEEDAATRAADGTRGPDAWERAEEPSGTAGVPSPAPTGRRGPRPLVPPGHDLAAYTDVELDAMVRWVTSDDVVRTSAEVYEAVKRELGFQRNGSAIVSRIGAAVARRLADADARR, encoded by the coding sequence ATGACCGTCGATCCCGGGCCCTCGGCCGAGGCCGTCCGGCGCGTGCGCACCGCGGCCGCCGCGTGGCGCCGCTCGCTGCTCAACGTCTCGGGCACGAACAGGCTGCTGCACCTGCACGACCGGTCGGCGACGATGCTCGACCTCGACGCCGCGCACGCGCCCGCGGTGGCGGCGCTCCGGGCCGGGTCGACCGTGCGCGTGCCGCAGCTGTTCCCCGCCGCGGGCGGGCGCACGGTGGCCGCGCGGACGCTGCGGGGCATCGCGGCCGGCGGGCGCACCGCGGCCGAGGAGCTCGGCATCCACGTCACGTACCTCGTGGTCGGGCTGGCCACGTGGGACGCCGACGCGACCGGTGCGCTCGACCCCGACGACGTCGCCGGGACCGACGTCGGCCCGGGCACGGACGCGGGCGACGCGGTCGCGGCGGGGCTGCCCGACGACCCCGCGGCCGATCTCGACCCCGCGCCGGCGACGCCACCCGCGACGCCGGCGGGCACCGTCGACGTCCCGCCCGAGGACGCGGACGAGGTCCCCACCGGCCGCGGGGCGCGCCGGGCCCCGCGGGCACCGGTGCTCATGCACCGCGTCGACGTGGTGCCGCGGGCGGGGACCGCCGACGGGTTCGAGCTGACCGTGACGGGTGAGCCCGAGGTCAACGCGGTGCTGCTGCACCTGCTGCGGCACCGGTTCGGCGTCGACCTCGACGAGACCGCGCTGCTGGAGCACGCCACCGACGACGACGCGGTGCTCGACGCCGTCGAGCGGGCGTGCGCGCGGGTCGTGCCGGGGTTCCGCGTCCAGCGCCGCCTCGTCCTGGGCAACGTGACGTACGCCGAGCGGCCGCTGGTCGAGGACCTCGCCGACGACGCCGCGGACTTCCTCGCCGCGAGCGACCTCGTGGCGGCGCTCGCCGGCGACCCGCAGGCGCTGGCGTCGGTCCGCACCGCGGGCGCCCCCGTCAGCGACGCGGCGCCGGACACCGCACCGCCGGGCGACGAGCACCTCGTGCTCGACGCGGACGGGTCGCAGAGCTACGTGGTCAACGCGATCGCGGCCGGGCAGAACCTCGTGGTGCAGGGACCGCCGGGCACCGGCAAGTCCCAGACCATCGCCAACGCGATCGCCGAGCTCGTCGCCCGCGGGCGGACCGTGCTGTTCGTCGCCCAGAAGCGGGCCGCGATCGAGGCCGTGCTGGACCGGCTCGACCGCACGGACCTCAGCCACCTCGTGCTCGACCTGTTCACGACGGGCTCCTCGCGGGCCGCCGTGGCGCAGGAGGTGCACGAGGCCATGCAGCGACGCACCCAGGTGGGCCGCCCCCAGGTCGAGGCGCTGCACGACGAGCTCGTCGAGCACCGCGCGGTGCTGGTGGACGCGCACGACGCGACGCACGAGGTCCGCGAGCCGTGGGGCCTGGCGCTGGCCGGCGGGCCGGACGGCACCTGGGGGCTGCTGGACTGGGCGGTCGCCACCCAGGCGCACGCCGACCGGCCGACCCGTCTGGACGTCGACGCCCTCGGCCGCTGGGACGCCACGACGCACGAGCGCCTGCGGTCCGCGGCCCGCGCGCTCGTCGACCTCGGCGGCGTCGGGCCCGGCCTGCGCGGGCCCGGGTGGTCGCTCCCCCACCTGCGGACCGCGCAGGCCGTGACCGCGGCCCACGGGGCAGCCACGACCGTCGCGTCCCGGCTGCCGCCCCTGGCCCGGCAGGTCGAGGCGCTGGCGGCGCAGGTCGGGGTGCCGGCGCCCACGACGTGGGCGGCGGCGGACGCGCTGGTCACGGACGCGGTCGCGGCCGACGCGCTGGCCCGCCGCGGGTTCGGCGCGGCGCTGGACCCGACCCGTGACGTGGCCGACCTGCGACGCACGGCCGCCGCGCTCGGCGGCCGGCCCGCCCGCCGCGACGCAGGTCTCGGCGCCTGGGAGGCCCGGGCGCTGGTGCGCCGCGCCCGCGCCGAGCACCCGGGCCACGACGACGCGGTGCTGGCCGCCGCCCACCTCGACGCGGTGGCGCTGCGCGAGCGGCGGCCCGCGGCCGCACCGCCGCCGTACCCGGTGCTCGCCGATCTCGCGGGGCCCTGGGCGCAGGTCCGGGTCGCGGTGGACCGGCTGCGGGCCGCCGTGCGGGACGTCCCCGTCGACGACGCCGCACCCGCCGAGCTCGCGGCCACGGCGCGCCGGCTCGCCGCCGACCCGGTGCACCGCCGGTTCCCCCGCCTGCACGCGCTGCGCGACGAGCTCGTCGGCCTCGGCTGCGCCGCGCTGGTGCAGGACCTGCACGACGACCCGCCCGCCGACGGCGACGAGGCCGCCGACCGGCTCAGCCACGCCTTCGCGACGACCCTGCTGGAGCAGGTCGAGGGGCAGGACCCCCGCCTCCTGGGCGTGGACGCGACGGTGCGCGACCGGGCCGCGGAGCGGTACGCGGCCTGCGACGCCCGGGCCCGGGAGCTCAACGCCCGCCGCATCGCCCGCGCGGCGGCCGAACGGCTCGCCGACGCCCTCGACGCGCACCCGCGGCAGGCGGAGCTGCTGGCCGCGCAGCTGCGCCGGCGCCGCGGCCTGCTGCCGCTGCGCGGGCTGCTCGCTCAGGCCCCGGACGTGCTGCTCGCGGCCAAGCCCGTGTGGGCGGCGTCCCCGCAGACCGTCAGCGAGCTGCTGCCGCAGGAGCAGGTCTTCGACGTCGTCGTGTTCGACGAGGCCAGCCAGATCCAGCCGGCCGCGGCGCTGCCGTCGATCGCGCGGGCCCGGCAGGTCGTCGTCGCCGGCGACAGCCTCCAGCTGCCCCCGACGACCGTGTTCACCACCACGCTCGACGGCGACGACGAGCCGGACGAGGACGGACCGGCGCTGGCGGTCCAGGACGCGGAGAGCATCCTCGACGCGGTCGAGGTGCGCCTGGGCCCGCAGCGGTCGCGGCACCTGTCGTGGCACTACCGCTCGCGCGACGAGCGCCTCATCGCCACGTCCAACCGGTGGGTGTACGAGCCCGTGGGCCGGCAGATGACGACGTTCCCCGCGGCCGACGGTCCGACGTCGCTGCAGCACCTGGTGGTGCCGCGGTCGCGCGGGGTCGGGCGGCACAACCTGTCGCCGCGCGCCGAGGTGCTCACGGTCGTCGACCTCGTGCTGGAGCACGCGCGCACCCGGCCCGAGGAGTCGCTGGGCGTCATCGCGTTCGGGCAGCGGCACGCCCAGCGGCTCACGGACGAGCTGGAGCGGCAGCTCCAGGACGCGCCGGACGCCGTGCGGGCCTGGTTCGCGCCCGACCGCGACGAGGCGTTCTTCCTCAAGAACATCGAGCGCGTCCAGGGCGACGAGCGGTCACGGATCATCCTCACCGTCGGCTACGGGCACGGCGACGACGGGCGCCTGCGGCACGCGTGGGGCCCCGTGCTCCAGGCCGGTGGGCACCGGCGCGTCAACGTCGCGATCACCCGGGCCCGGCGCGACCTGCTGCTGGTGACGAGCTTCCGGGCCGACGAGGTCGACGAGCGCGCGAGCGACGCCGAGGGCTTCGCGCTGATGCGCAGGTTCATCACGTTCGCCGCGACGGCCGGCGGGTCGTTCGGCGACGAGGGGCCGACGGGCACGCCGCTGAACCCGTTCGAGCACGACGTGCTGCGCCGCCTGCAGGAGGCGGGCCTCGACGTGACCGCCCAGTACGGGGTCGGCGGGTACCGCCTGGACTTCGCGGTGCGGCACCCGCACCGGCCGGGCCGGTTCCTGCTCGCGGTCGAGGCCGACGGCGCGTCGTACCACTCGGGCACCACGGCCCGCGAGCGCGACCGGCTGCGACAGGAGGCCCTGGAGGCGCGGGGCTGGCGGTTCGTGCGCGTGTGGTCGACCGACTGGTTCCGCGACCCGGACGCCCAGGTGGACCGGGTGCTGCGGGCCTACCGGGCGGCGCTCGACGAGGAGGACGCGGCCACCCGCGCGGCCGACGGCACGCGTGGGCCGGACGCGTGGGAGCGGGCCGAGGAGCCGTCAGGCACGGCGGGCGTGCCCTCGCCGGCGCCGACCGGGCGGCGCGGGCCCCGGCCGCTCGTGCCGCCCGGGCACGACCTGGCCGCGTACACGGACGTCGAGCTGGACGCGATGGTCCGGTGGGTCACGAGCGACGACGTCGTGCGCACGAGCGCCGAGGTGTACGAGGCCGTCAAGCGCGAGCTCGGGTTCCAGCGCAACGGGTCCGCGATCGTCTCCCGCATCGGCGCCGCCGTGGCGCGCCGCCTGGCCGACGCCGACGCGCGACGATAG
- a CDS encoding TetR family transcriptional regulator — protein sequence MDGRAGWRGRARAAVRDEVSAHAWALFAQQGYEATTVEQIAEAAGMSPRTFFRYVASKDELLLERLLEHGPAVADRLAGAAPDLPAWRALRDALDAVVVPQDADAAQVRPLVTMLRDEPAVRAATAERRHRWEQLLAPVLAARLSVPGAAVTADDARVLALAGAALACLDAAQLAWVGRPAERLADLLDAAMGAVSPL from the coding sequence GTGGACGGTCGAGCGGGGTGGCGGGGACGCGCACGGGCAGCGGTGCGGGACGAGGTCTCGGCGCACGCGTGGGCGCTGTTCGCCCAGCAGGGGTACGAGGCGACGACGGTCGAGCAGATCGCCGAGGCCGCGGGCATGTCGCCGCGCACCTTCTTCCGCTACGTCGCCAGCAAGGACGAGCTGCTGCTCGAACGCCTCCTCGAGCACGGGCCCGCCGTTGCCGACCGGCTCGCGGGCGCCGCGCCCGACCTGCCCGCCTGGCGTGCGCTGCGCGACGCGCTCGACGCCGTCGTCGTGCCCCAGGACGCCGACGCGGCCCAGGTGCGCCCGCTCGTCACGATGCTGCGCGACGAGCCCGCGGTCCGCGCCGCCACCGCCGAGCGCCGGCACCGCTGGGAGCAGCTGCTCGCGCCCGTGCTCGCGGCGCGCCTGTCCGTCCCCGGTGCCGCGGTCACCGCCGACGACGCCCGCGTGCTGGCCCTCGCCGGCGCCGCCCTGGCGTGCCTCGACGCGGCCCAGCTCGCCTGGGTCGGGCGCCCGGCCGAGCGGCTCGCCGACCTGCTCGACGCCGCGATGGGTGCGGTCAGCCCTCTGTGA
- a CDS encoding CE1759 family FMN reductase has translation MDERHLVVISGGLSQPSSTRLLADRLAEATAGELHEHGVTAHVRVVELRDLAHDVVDQTLTGFARGDLADAQQALAAADAVIAVTPVYAASYAGLFKSFVDVLDPDALRGTPVLVAATGGSARHSLVLDHALRPLFAHLGADVVPTAVFAATDDWADAGGDDVHPLPERVRRAGRELAARVAGRAPTRRAGLYDAVPSFEDLLGGA, from the coding sequence ATGGACGAACGTCACCTGGTCGTGATCTCAGGAGGCCTGTCCCAGCCGTCCTCGACCCGGCTGCTCGCCGACCGCCTCGCCGAGGCGACCGCGGGCGAGCTGCACGAGCACGGCGTCACCGCGCACGTGCGGGTCGTCGAGCTGCGCGACCTCGCGCACGACGTCGTCGACCAGACCCTCACCGGCTTCGCGCGCGGCGACCTCGCCGACGCCCAGCAGGCGCTCGCCGCGGCGGACGCCGTCATCGCCGTGACCCCCGTCTACGCCGCGTCCTACGCGGGGCTGTTCAAGTCCTTCGTCGACGTGCTCGACCCCGACGCGCTGCGCGGGACGCCGGTGCTCGTGGCGGCGACCGGCGGCAGCGCACGGCACTCGCTGGTGCTCGACCACGCGCTGCGCCCGCTCTTCGCGCACCTCGGTGCCGACGTCGTCCCCACGGCGGTGTTCGCCGCGACGGACGACTGGGCCGACGCGGGCGGCGACGACGTGCACCCGCTGCCCGAGCGGGTGCGCCGCGCGGGCCGTGAGCTGGCGGCCCGCGTGGCCGGGCGGGCCCCGACACGCCGGGCCGGCCTGTACGACGCGGTCCCGTCGTTCGAGGACCTGCTCGGCGGCGCCTGA
- a CDS encoding methyltransferase family protein, which produces MPARARPALPTAWLLVAGQMLLLAALVLLPAGDAWPVPGWLRVLGVVSVAAGLVVVLVAATALGRGLTAVPLPNRHAVLRTGGLYRWVRHPVYSGLLLAATGVVAVSGSAVRAGVLVALVALLHVKARFEERHLTDRFEGYAAYAARTPRFVPSLRGAGRRPGRLTEG; this is translated from the coding sequence GTGCCCGCCCGCGCCCGCCCCGCGCTGCCGACCGCCTGGCTGCTCGTCGCCGGGCAGATGCTGCTGCTCGCGGCCCTCGTGCTGCTCCCGGCCGGGGACGCGTGGCCGGTGCCCGGCTGGTTGCGGGTGCTGGGGGTGGTGTCCGTGGCGGCCGGCCTCGTCGTGGTGCTCGTCGCCGCGACGGCGCTGGGCCGGGGCCTGACCGCGGTGCCGCTGCCCAACCGGCACGCGGTGCTGCGCACGGGCGGGCTGTACCGGTGGGTGCGGCACCCGGTGTACTCGGGGCTGCTGCTCGCGGCGACGGGCGTCGTCGCGGTCTCGGGCAGCGCGGTCCGCGCGGGTGTGCTCGTCGCACTGGTGGCGCTGCTGCACGTCAAGGCACGGTTCGAGGAGCGGCACCTGACCGACCGGTTCGAGGGCTACGCGGCGTACGCGGCCCGCACGCCGCGGTTCGTGCCGTCGCTGCGGGGCGCCGGTCGGCGCCCCGGGCGGCTCACAGAGGGCTGA
- a CDS encoding aldo/keto reductase, with amino-acid sequence MDTAPAPLALPGGAIPLLGLGTWQADGSDAERAVSTALQLGYRHVDTATGYGNEAQVGRALAQVGIDRDEVFVTTKLPPDHGDRARRTLTESLAALGTDHVDLWLIHWPPSGQASPHVWEELRRARDEGLARSIGVSNYSVAQIDELVAATGEAPAVNQIPWSPVDHDPALLAAHRERGVVVEGYSPLRRTDLSAPAIVAAARAHGATPAQVVLRWHVEHGVVVIPKSVRRERIEENLGALGFALTPQEVAAIDALAG; translated from the coding sequence ATGGACACCGCACCCGCTCCCCTCGCGCTGCCCGGCGGCGCGATCCCCCTCCTCGGCCTCGGCACCTGGCAGGCCGACGGCTCCGACGCCGAGCGCGCCGTGAGCACCGCGCTGCAGCTCGGCTACCGGCACGTGGACACGGCCACCGGCTACGGCAACGAGGCGCAGGTCGGCCGCGCGCTCGCCCAGGTCGGCATCGACCGGGACGAGGTGTTCGTGACGACCAAGCTCCCGCCCGACCACGGCGACCGGGCGCGCCGCACGCTGACGGAGTCGCTCGCGGCCCTCGGCACCGACCATGTCGACCTGTGGCTGATCCACTGGCCGCCGTCCGGGCAGGCCAGCCCGCACGTGTGGGAGGAGCTGCGCCGGGCCCGGGACGAGGGGCTGGCCCGGTCGATCGGCGTGTCCAACTACTCGGTCGCGCAGATCGACGAGCTCGTCGCGGCCACGGGCGAGGCGCCGGCCGTCAACCAGATCCCCTGGTCGCCGGTCGACCACGACCCGGCGCTGCTGGCCGCCCACCGCGAGCGCGGCGTGGTCGTCGAGGGCTACAGCCCGCTGCGCCGGACGGACCTGTCGGCGCCCGCGATCGTCGCGGCGGCCCGGGCGCACGGCGCGACCCCCGCGCAGGTGGTGCTGCGCTGGCACGTGGAGCACGGGGTGGTGGTGATCCCCAAGTCGGTGCGCCGGGAGCGGATCGAGGAGAACCTCGGGGCGCTGGGCTTCGCGCTGACCCCGCAGGAGGTGGCGGCGATCGACGCGCTGGCGGGATGA